A single Providencia manganoxydans DNA region contains:
- the sseA gene encoding 3-mercaptopyruvate sulfurtransferase, translating to MYDAHFVTPKWLHDHLSDPNLIVLDASSPPPTAPYDCRQRWREEHIPTAQFFNQDEVADTSIDLPHMLPDADTFNHAVSNMGIGNNSQVIIYAQNNLFSAPRAWWTFTTMGHKNVKILAGGIEAWKAAGFATESGEVTPPPAQNYTANRHDANVLNQTQVLELVKQGQVQIIDARAAARFLAQAPEPRPGLRMGHIPNSKNMPWDLLVENGEFKSPEQLKALFTEQGIDIHAPSVTTCGSGMTAAVVLMALTLLGNTHVRLYDGSWAEWGQDNGLPIEA from the coding sequence ATGTATGACGCTCACTTCGTTACCCCTAAATGGTTACATGACCATTTATCAGATCCTAACCTTATCGTACTAGATGCTTCATCTCCTCCACCCACTGCACCATATGATTGCCGGCAGCGTTGGCGAGAAGAGCACATTCCAACAGCCCAGTTCTTCAATCAAGACGAAGTCGCTGACACAAGTATTGATTTACCGCATATGCTGCCTGATGCAGACACCTTTAACCATGCAGTCAGCAATATGGGCATTGGCAACAATAGCCAAGTCATCATCTACGCTCAAAACAATTTATTTTCTGCACCGCGAGCATGGTGGACATTTACCACGATGGGTCATAAAAATGTGAAAATTCTTGCAGGTGGTATTGAGGCATGGAAGGCTGCTGGTTTTGCCACTGAATCAGGGGAAGTTACACCTCCACCAGCACAAAATTATACAGCTAACCGCCACGATGCAAATGTATTGAATCAAACCCAAGTACTTGAGTTAGTTAAACAAGGACAAGTGCAAATTATTGATGCACGCGCTGCCGCACGTTTCTTGGCACAAGCACCTGAACCACGTCCAGGCTTACGAATGGGACATATCCCAAACAGTAAAAACATGCCTTGGGATCTCTTAGTTGAAAATGGCGAATTTAAATCCCCTGAGCAACTGAAAGCCCTATTTACTGAACAAGGTATTGATATTCATGCCCCTTCAGTCACAACATGTGGTTCTGGAATGACAGCGGCGGTCGTTCTTATGGCATTAACATTACTTGGTAATACACATGTTAGGTTATATGACGGTTCATGGGCTGAATGGGGTCAAGATAACGGGTTGCCTATCGAAGCGTAA
- a CDS encoding GlsB/YeaQ/YmgE family stress response membrane protein, whose protein sequence is MGVISWIIFGLIAGILAKWIMPGTYQIGFVMTTVLGIVGAVVGGYISTFFGKGRVDGFNFGSFVVAVIGAIVVLFLAGIFAK, encoded by the coding sequence ATGGGGGTTATTTCTTGGATTATATTTGGTCTTATTGCAGGTATATTGGCTAAATGGATCATGCCCGGAACCTACCAGATCGGTTTTGTGATGACAACTGTCCTTGGGATTGTCGGTGCTGTTGTAGGTGGTTACATCAGTACATTCTTTGGTAAAGGTAGGGTAGATGGCTTCAACTTTGGTAGTTTTGTTGTTGCAGTAATCGGTGCCATTGTGGTGTTATTTTTAGCTGGTATTTTTGCTAAATAA
- the dusC gene encoding tRNA dihydrouridine(16) synthase DusC codes for MRVLLAPMEGVLDSLVRTLLSEVNNYDLCITEFVRVVDTLLPAKTFYRLCPELRHGSRTPSGTLVRVQLLGQHPQWLAENANRAVELGSWGVDLNCGCPSKTVNGHGGGATLLKQPDLIYRAAKAMREAVPKELPVSVKIRLGWDDSQFCHEIADAVQQAGASELTVHGRTKEDGYRAERINWQAIGDIRRRLSIPVIANGEIWDHESAQRCLDITGCDAIMIGRGALNTPNLSYVVKENQPKMAWEQVGQLLLKYTELEKLGDTGHYHAARIKQWLGYLRKEYRQADELFSHIRALKRASEIAEIIEKEVNN; via the coding sequence ATGCGTGTTTTGCTTGCCCCCATGGAAGGGGTTCTTGATTCATTAGTTCGAACTCTACTCAGTGAGGTCAATAACTATGACCTCTGTATTACGGAGTTTGTACGGGTTGTTGATACGTTACTACCAGCTAAAACGTTCTATCGACTTTGCCCTGAATTGCGCCATGGTAGCAGGACGCCATCGGGTACTTTAGTACGGGTACAGCTGCTAGGGCAGCATCCGCAATGGTTGGCTGAAAATGCCAATCGTGCGGTTGAGTTAGGCTCTTGGGGCGTTGATCTCAATTGTGGGTGCCCTTCTAAAACAGTGAATGGCCATGGTGGTGGTGCGACCCTCTTAAAGCAGCCCGACCTTATCTATCGAGCAGCAAAAGCTATGCGAGAAGCTGTCCCAAAAGAGTTACCGGTTTCGGTGAAAATTAGGTTAGGTTGGGATGATAGCCAATTTTGCCATGAAATTGCCGATGCCGTACAGCAAGCAGGCGCTAGCGAGTTGACGGTACATGGGCGAACTAAAGAAGATGGTTATCGAGCAGAAAGAATTAACTGGCAGGCGATTGGTGATATTCGTCGCCGCCTTTCAATCCCTGTGATCGCTAATGGTGAAATTTGGGATCACGAAAGTGCACAACGTTGTCTAGATATCACTGGCTGTGATGCAATTATGATCGGACGTGGCGCTCTCAATACACCAAACCTTAGCTATGTCGTAAAAGAAAATCAGCCTAAAATGGCTTGGGAGCAAGTTGGTCAGTTGCTTTTAAAATATACAGAGCTTGAAAAACTAGGTGATACAGGGCACTACCATGCTGCACGTATTAAGCAGTGGTTAGGTTATTTACGTAAAGAATATAGACAGGCTGATGAGCTATTTTCGCATATTCGCGCTTTAAAGCGTGCCAGTGAGATAGCTGAGATCATCGAAAAAGAAGTAAATAATTAA